GTTTTATTAAGGTTTTGGGGTATTGTTTATGCTTGATAAGGTATTGCACAAAATGCTGCCTAACCCATTCTTCGGGCGTAATTACAATGTTTTTTTTGCGCAGCTCGTCAAACACGGTTAACTGGCCGTTTTGTTCAGTAAGTTTGAAAGGGTAGGGTGGTAAATTAAGCGGCGTTAACAGATCCATTTTGTAAAGTCAAAAGTAGAAACTAAAAATTCAAAATGTGAGCTATCTATAATATCTTTTTAAATGCTGTTATTATCCACAAAACACTGCTTTTTACTTTTGAATTTTTACTTTTGATTTAACATCATGACTGCTGCCGAAATCATAAAAGATCTGAAGAACCGAAAGTTTAAACCGTTGTACCTGCTGCATGGCGAAGAACCGTATTATATAGATCTGGTAAGCGATTATATTGAAAATAACGCCCTGTCTGACGCTGAAAAGGGCTTTAACCAAACGATACTATACGGTAAAGATACGGATGTGATGACGGCTATAAACGCCGCCAAACGATACCCCATGATGGCCGACTACCAGGTAGTGATGGTTAAAGAAGCGCAGGATATGAAGTGGGGTAACGATAGCGATGATAAAAAAGGCATTAACCCACTGCTTAGCTATCTGGAAAACCCCTTAAGCAGTACCATACTGGTGTTTTGCTATAAATACGGCAAGTTTGACAAGCGTAAAAAAACCTACAAGGCAATTGATAAAAATGGGTTGATATTTGAATCGGCTACGTTGTACGATAATAAGATACCCGCCTGGATAGAGGATTACATTAAAGACAAAAAATACAAGATAAGCCAGCAGGCATCGGCCATGCTTGCCGAATATTTGGGTAATGACCTATCTAAAATAGCCAATGAGCTGGATAAATTGATACTAAATGTAAGCGCCGGTGAAGAGATAACCCTGAAACATGTACAGGATAATATAGGCATAAGCAAAGAGTATAATGTATTTGAGCTGCAGGCAGCTCTTACCAAAAAGGATGCTTACAAGGTTAACCAGATAGTAAATTACTTTGAGGCAAACCCTAAAGCCAACCCTATAGTACTTGTATTGGGTAACCTGAACAACTTTTTTAGCAAGGTGCTGGCCTATCATTATGTTAAAGATAAATCGCCGCAAAACCTGGCGCGCGAGTTAGGCGTTAACCCATACTTTATAAAAGATTATGAACAAGCTGCCCGTGGGTATAACCTGGGTAAAACCTTCCAGGTGATAAGCCACCTGCGCGAGTACGACCTTAAAAGCAAGGGGGTAGAATCAAACACCGACCATGGCGGGTTGATGAAGGAACTGATGTTTAAAATATTGCATTAAGCAATTACTTCATGGTTTGCTCAACACTGTTATTGATGTCTTTAATAATGGTGTCTAATTCGTTAGCACTTTGCTTTAGCATTTTTAGGGGCTCTTCAAAGTGTTCGTGCGGTATATCGTCCAACGAATTAATAATACCTAATATATTGGCAAGTGGCTTGCGCATGGCATGCGAGTTAAGGTACGCTATCTTGTTAAGGCTTTGGTTTTTGGCGTTTATCTCTTCCTCGTCGCGTTTGTGGCTGGTAATATCCTGAAAATACACCGCCAACCCTTCATTTGCATAAATGGTAAAGGATACCCATTTTTTAAGCGGGGCAATGTACTCTTCAAACTTAATGGTCTCTTTATTTTTTAAAGCATCATTAAAATATTTGTAAACTGCCAAGTCTTTGTAATACGGATACAGTTCCCAAAGCTGTTTATGTAAAATGGTATCTTTATCTATGATCAGTATGCGCTCAGCTTCTTTATTCCAGTAGGTAATTTCTAATTTACCGTCAAGTGTAATGAAACCGTCGGTGATACTCTCCAGGGTTTCTTTCATTCTTGTAACGGCTTCGGTAAGCTTCATGTCTTTCAGCTTTTGCTCCGTTACGTCGTGAATAACTACCATGCGGCAAAGCTTATGGTGATAGTTAACCGTGAAAGAAGTAATGTTTACAAAAATAAAACTACCGTCCTTTTTTACATGTGTTAATTCTTTCTTAACGGTTTGGTTGTGCTTTATCTTTTTTATCAGCTTAAGCATATCCTGCTGCTCATAATCCGGGCGAATATTAGCAAGCGTAATATGATTTAAAAATTCATCTCTACTGTAACCATAGTGTTTTATAGCCGAATCGTTAACAGCTTTAAAAATAAGTGTATCTACCTCAACAATCCACATAGGGTTGGGGTTGTGGTGAAACAACACATTAAAACTTATATCGTCGTCGCTGATTGGTAGTGACATGTTTTTGGTTAAGCAGTTATACAATAATAATAATTTGTACTTGTATTTTTAAGCTAAAAATTACTTGTGTATTAATTAGTGTAGTTAAAAAGAAACCTATTGGTGGCAGTCATCGTAAAAGGAGATTAAATTAACTTAAACATGGGTATTTTTATAACTTTAGCTATCGTAATGCTTTCATTAGCAGTTGTTTTAATTTCGGGTATAATATTTTTTAGCGTGCTTAAGTATATCAAAAAGCAATATTATCCCAACTGGAAGTTTCCTGACTATGTTAGCGTAGGTTATGCCGAATACTTATACCATAAGTTTATTAAAAAGGATTTAAAATAGCAGCATATACTATTTAACCTGTTTCCATTCCGGGCCTTTTTTCCCACCTTTGGGTCATTATCAATTTAAAAGCAAATGAACCACTGGTTAGTAAAATCGGAGCCTGTAAAATATAGCTGGGAAAAATTCAATAAAGAGGGCCGCACCTTTTGGGATGGCGTTAGAAACTACCAGGCACGTAACAATTTACGGGAAATGAAAACCGGCGACCTGGTGATGTGGTACCATAGTAACGATGGTAAAGAAGTGGTAGGCATTGCCCGCGTGGTAAAGGAGTTTTACCAGGACCCAACTACCGAAGACCCTAACTGGGTAGTAGTTGACCTTGAACCGGTGGAGAGCCTGAAAAAGCCTGTAACCTTAGAGCAAATAAAGGCCGATGAGCGCTTAAAAGACATTGGGTTGGTACGCCAGGGCCGCCTGTCTGTAATGGCGCTTAAACGCGAGGAATTTGACCGGATAATAGAAATGGGTAGCTAATATTCGCTGCTATTTTTTATGAGCGTCGAAAAACAAGGCCTTAAGCTCGGTAGCATCGTCGGGTTTCATTTTACCACCTAATATCAGCCTTAATTGCCTGCGGCGTAAGGCCCCCTCATATAGTTCGGTTTCCAGCTCGGTTTCTGGGGATATGGCCGGTACCGGTATAGTTTGCCCATGCTGATCGAGTGCTACAAAAGTATAATAAGCTTCGTTACTTTTGTTTCGCGTACCGGATGGTATGTTTTCGGCATATACATCCATCCTTACCTCAACAGAAG
This portion of the Inquilinus sp. KBS0705 genome encodes:
- the holA gene encoding DNA polymerase III subunit delta, whose translation is MTAAEIIKDLKNRKFKPLYLLHGEEPYYIDLVSDYIENNALSDAEKGFNQTILYGKDTDVMTAINAAKRYPMMADYQVVMVKEAQDMKWGNDSDDKKGINPLLSYLENPLSSTILVFCYKYGKFDKRKKTYKAIDKNGLIFESATLYDNKIPAWIEDYIKDKKYKISQQASAMLAEYLGNDLSKIANELDKLILNVSAGEEITLKHVQDNIGISKEYNVFELQAALTKKDAYKVNQIVNYFEANPKANPIVLVLGNLNNFFSKVLAYHYVKDKSPQNLARELGVNPYFIKDYEQAARGYNLGKTFQVISHLREYDLKSKGVESNTDHGGLMKELMFKILH
- a CDS encoding EVE domain-containing protein produces the protein MNHWLVKSEPVKYSWEKFNKEGRTFWDGVRNYQARNNLREMKTGDLVMWYHSNDGKEVVGIARVVKEFYQDPTTEDPNWVVVDLEPVESLKKPVTLEQIKADERLKDIGLVRQGRLSVMALKREEFDRIIEMGS
- a CDS encoding acyl-CoA thioesterase; translation: MKVKAPRESYTIMNELVLPNDTNTFNNLMGGRLLHWMDIAAAISAQKHCNRVVVTASVDNVSFHHPIKLGDVITIEAKVTRAFNTSVEVRMDVYAENIPSGTRNKSNEAYYTFVALDQHGQTIPVPAISPETELETELYEGALRRRQLRLILGGKMKPDDATELKALFFDAHKK
- a CDS encoding PAS domain-containing sensor histidine kinase, whose amino-acid sequence is MSLPISDDDISFNVLFHHNPNPMWIVEVDTLIFKAVNDSAIKHYGYSRDEFLNHITLANIRPDYEQQDMLKLIKKIKHNQTVKKELTHVKKDGSFIFVNITSFTVNYHHKLCRMVVIHDVTEQKLKDMKLTEAVTRMKETLESITDGFITLDGKLEITYWNKEAERILIIDKDTILHKQLWELYPYYKDLAVYKYFNDALKNKETIKFEEYIAPLKKWVSFTIYANEGLAVYFQDITSHKRDEEEINAKNQSLNKIAYLNSHAMRKPLANILGIINSLDDIPHEHFEEPLKMLKQSANELDTIIKDINNSVEQTMK